The Vigna unguiculata cultivar IT97K-499-35 chromosome 1, ASM411807v1, whole genome shotgun sequence nucleotide sequence TAGTTTTCGATCTGTACTTTGGTCGCTTGGACATGGCCATGAATGCTATAGATCCGAGTGTCTAATACAACATTCGTCGCATTGTAATTGACATTTAAGCTCTGTTTTATCTTCGAACTTGGGATCTTAAGCGCACTCTTCCACATTCCACACTCTTTTGCAAGCAATTTTGGCTTGGAAATTTGGTAAGTCAAGCTCAACTGCCACTACTGTTACTCATTACAGTGCTCAATTTTACTACCTTGCTTTCAACTTCAATGGCGGCTTGGTGGGTCCCAAGCTTGAATTTTGGGtttcaattaggttcctttTTAACTCTGAACCCCACAATTGGGATCTGTGACTGGGAAATGTTTTAGGGTTTCTGGGTCAATTTGATTTTGGATATTTGCTGCATATGAATTGATTGAATGAATGCCGAGGAGGCATTGCATTTTAATGGTACAGTTGTTGCCACGAGTCACTATTTTAATGTGCCGAATTTGCTTTCATTCGTCTTGACTCTGATGGCAATGTGTATTGGGTATTTAGGGGTGCTACTAATCTAATCTAATGAACCAAGAGAATATTGTAAGTGGGTAATTCTTTTCTCGCTGAATTGATGGTTGGTGCTTAAATTTGTCGTAGGCTTGAGCTTAATTATGGGTTGCTCGTTGGGGTGTAGAAGGTTTATTGTTTTGGCTTGTGTGGAGAGCTTGGGGTGACACTTATGTGACACTGTATTTGGTAGTGGAGATGCCACCTTCCCCAGCATTGAGATTCTCTCCAGGGAGAGAGCCAAGAGCTGATGGTCACAAACGTGGGCGCAGTCTTGAGAGTGGATTGCTCTTACGGGAGAAGGATGATGATCTTACTTTGTTCAATGAAATGCAATCCAAAGAGAAGGAGAGCTTTCTGCTTCAGCTGACCGATGATTTGGAGGACTCATTCTGTAATTTTCTTTACTTACATCATACGAAGAGAATGTTTCTATTTTTGGTTGCTGCTTTTGGCTAacattcatgcattttttttttctggggTTATACAGCTACAAAGTTGAAACATATTTCTGATGTTAATCTTGGAATCTCCATTCATGGCCGAGGAGAAAGCAGCGAGTTGCTTAATGATGGTGACAAGAACGATTACGACTGGTGGgtcatttttcatgttttagcTTTACTAGTAGATTTCATTGTTTAATGTGCTCAGAATATAAAATTCTGATTCTGACTGTATCCAGTTACCTGTAGTTCTTGCTGTTAGTTATTCAAGTTTCTTGATTACAAAGCTTGAGACTTTGTTGTGAATCAGTTTATTTCTGATCATCACCATTTACCTCACTGATGTCATGTCTGTACCATTCATTTTGAAGGTTATTAACGCCCCCAGACACACCACTGTTTCCTTCGTTAGATGATGAGACATCACTGACTAGTTTTGGAAGCAGAGGAAGGCCTCAGAGTAAACCCATTTCCATATCAAGATCTTCTACGGTGAGCTTGAATgcatttatattgttatattcgATCATGGTTGTGTCTTTAAGGGAAAAAGTCCTCCgaatttttttcatctcaaaAAATGTAACTGTGCTTATATACTGATCATTCATCATATGTTCAATGCCCTCCTGTTTTAGATGGATAAAAGTCACAGAAGCAGTAGGGGCAGTGCAAGTCCAAATCGCTTAAGTCCATCCCCTCGATCAGGAGCGAATACATTGCAATCGAGGGGAAGGCCTTCATCAGTGCCAAATTCCAGTCCATCCCCAAATGTGCGATATGCCACTCCAACGAGAAGACCATCTCCACCTCCAAGTAAGCCCATGACACCTGCTTCCAAGCATTCCACTTATACTCCCCGTAGGATAAGCACCGGCTCCAGTGGTTCTGTTGTCTCATCAGGAGTTAGGGGAACTTCCCCAGTGAAGACAAATCGTGGAAACTCTGCATCACCAAAGATAAGGGCTTGGCAAACTAATATTCCTGGCTTTTCTTCTGAAGTTCCTCCCAATCTTCGTACATCATTGGCTGATCGACCAGCATCATATGTGAGAGGTTCATCTCCAGCATCCAGAAATGGCAGGGACTCTGCCTCCAAATTCAATAGGCAATCAATGTCTCCAACTGCTTCTAGGAGTAGTAGCTCTTTTCAGAGTCATGATAGAGACCAATTGAGCACACGCAGCAAAGGTTCCATTGCATCATCTGGAGATGATGATCTAGACTCTCTGCAATCCATCACAGTAGGTAGTGTAGACAGATTAAGTTCAAGAAGGGGTGCTTCATTTTCAACCAACAAAAATCCTACCATCTCCAAGAAATCAGCCAGGATTATGTCCCCAAGTTCAGCTCCTAAAAGATCATTCGATTCAGTTATCAGGCAAATggtattttttcattttatcactTAAAACAACTTCCTTGGTTTGTCAGTGTTATAAATGGCAGATGGTGGAATGTGGCAGAAGGCCAAAATTCCTCCATATAAACATGCCATTGCTGCCAATGACGGCATGGAAATGCCATAGCTGGTCTCACTTCACAAATTGCCTATGGTTATTGGCAAAATGTCCGCCATGACATTCCACCATGGGGATTATGGGATTGCTATTTAACAGCATTGGTTAACCGGAATCGTGaagtgtgtttaattttcatcaaatttgaGATTTAGTTCCTTTTAAAGCATTTTCCCCATGTTTCTGCCGACCCTCTGTCTCCACCCTCCTATGCACAACATCGAAAGTTGTCTGATTCAACTTTCTTTTGGGACTGCCAatcttcaaaatatttacatttttacctGTGCTTTCTATGCTTGATTTCTAGTGCGTGCATGTGCTATctgcatatatttttaaattatatttgattacaCAAGTATTCCAAAGTAATGGCTTCTTATTAAGTTATCTTCTATCTTGTTTGAGGATATGCATACGAAATAACATATTTGCACCAAGCATAATCATTATATCAGGGTTTTTTCTGTTGGTTGACACTCTGAAACCTCTGCTGATCCTTGTAGCAAAGTCAACACTTGGTTAACATTAACCACGGAAATCTGGATTTCTATTGGGTCTTTTATTTGTGCAACTCTCTCAATTATCTATTGCCATGATTAAtagtcaaatttaataaaaaatactcaaTTTTGTTAGTTACCGTTAAAATGCTATGCAGGATAGAAAAACTCCTCAGAACATGTTCAGGCCACTTCTATCCAGTGTTCCGAGTACAACCTTTTATGCTGGAAAAGCAAATTCTGCACATCGTTCCCTTGTATCCAGGAATTCATCTGTTACAACAAGCAGCAATGCGAGCTCTGATCAAGGTACAACCTTTGCACTGGACACGGAAGGGAGTGAACATAATCAAGATGATATGACAAGTGAAGCTGATAAGATACTATATCCTGATATGCATGAAGTGTTTGTCTTTGATAAGGTTGATGCATTAAATGCAAAAATTGAGCAAGAGATTAAAAGGGAATCAGTACATGTTATGCAAAATGAAACCACAGACCCAAAGACTGTTTTAGTTCCAATTGAATTTGCGGATTCTATATCCCACATTCACATTGACACTAGAGTTAATGAAAGTTCAGAAATTTCACGGGTTAGAGGCGGCATTTCTGATACTGATAGTTTTGAAAATTCTGCTCGCTGTTCTTATTGTGGTTGTCGTTATGAGGTCACTAATAATCCTGAGAAGAATATTGGGCTGTGTCCAGAATGCAGCAGGAAAACCTCATTGTTGCGAGTCTTCTTCCCAGAGACAA carries:
- the LOC114180246 gene encoding uncharacterized protein LOC114180246, whose product is MPPSPALRFSPGREPRADGHKRGRSLESGLLLREKDDDLTLFNEMQSKEKESFLLQLTDDLEDSFSTKLKHISDVNLGISIHGRGESSELLNDGDKNDYDWLLTPPDTPLFPSLDDETSLTSFGSRGRPQSKPISISRSSTMDKSHRSSRGSASPNRLSPSPRSGANTLQSRGRPSSVPNSSPSPNVRYATPTRRPSPPPSKPMTPASKHSTYTPRRISTGSSGSVVSSGVRGTSPVKTNRGNSASPKIRAWQTNIPGFSSEVPPNLRTSLADRPASYVRGSSPASRNGRDSASKFNRQSMSPTASRSSSSFQSHDRDQLSTRSKGSIASSGDDDLDSLQSITVGSVDRLSSRRGASFSTNKNPTISKKSARIMSPSSAPKRSFDSVIRQMDRKTPQNMFRPLLSSVPSTTFYAGKANSAHRSLVSRNSSVTTSSNASSDQGTTFALDTEGSEHNQDDMTSEADKILYPDMHEVFVFDKVDALNAKIEQEIKRESVHVMQNETTDPKTVLVPIEFADSISHIHIDTRVNESSEISRVRGGISDTDSFENSARCSYCGCRYEVTNNPEKNIGLCPECSRKTSLLRVFFPETTLAVSEDTPLIAANIPKEEKTLSEANQLELPEETNVVNLRFPYGEQDAEESQTSCSELKQDHSQNNSLPNSLGEGGRQTSGNQLEINQSGVDYNKPNNGFGDKHHSSDRPNLNVGPTEGTGISLLLKRTSNNKGPVVQSRSFTATTISYDDLSLARDSVSSFRSTRPGSYSASSSIDLGSTRQTDFRVQRQLSGRKLDVDGGYDLRNKPPSTASSFSGTSNHSRHELGLATQETGSTEYGFVEEVSQVFQEMPALANTMSEIIDASSIDLAVEEDEVECDDSTRLNNGCSSELLSQATAVQSDDNLVTSIPNHGDCVPHENVDDCPNNAKDVSDTETSAKTPELSSQEKHDVQNSDVNELEALVTTNCPPITEAEIEGENCCENMVDMVNGDLSKRADDFREPSAQNPSSDSCPTSVSEVNVSESHGFEGSTVTVECQGAGNTRSLTLEEATDTILFCSSIVHDLAYQAATLAMEKECSNPFEGSEPTVTFLGKFNSDRNSRSRAVSKRTSRSQKTKIKQRRVETDVKTHSGKAENDENIGESFTHNVGLPNKVDSMKPPKLESKCNCIIM